One genomic segment of Cellulophaga sp. HaHaR_3_176 includes these proteins:
- the prmC gene encoding peptide chain release factor N(5)-glutamine methyltransferase — MYLKEIKNIFHLELDVVYGKEEVNSFFYMLIEHYLELERFILALEPNLVISKEEETPLFDALSRLKLEIPIQHIIEKAHFMDLDFKVSKNVLIPRPETEELVRWILDDVLNDNTDLKILDIGTGSGCIPISIKKNLPKANVSSVDISDNALQIAIENAKVNRVEVEFVHASILEINKLHQKFDIIVSNPPYVRELEKKKMNGNVLKHEPELALFVTDEDPLLFYRKITEFAVHNLEKGGVLYFEINQYLGKETQQLLEEANFSDIELRQDMFGNDRMLKGKLA, encoded by the coding sequence ATGTATTTAAAAGAAATTAAGAACATATTTCATTTAGAGCTTGATGTAGTATACGGTAAAGAAGAAGTAAACAGTTTCTTCTACATGCTTATAGAGCACTATTTAGAGCTAGAGCGTTTTATTTTAGCATTAGAGCCTAATTTGGTAATAAGTAAAGAAGAAGAAACTCCGTTATTTGATGCCTTAAGTAGGTTGAAATTAGAGATTCCTATTCAACATATTATAGAAAAGGCACATTTTATGGACTTGGATTTTAAAGTAAGTAAAAATGTTTTAATACCAAGGCCTGAAACAGAAGAATTAGTACGTTGGATTTTAGATGATGTGTTAAATGATAATACAGATTTAAAGATTTTAGATATAGGTACAGGTAGTGGTTGTATACCTATTTCAATTAAAAAAAACTTACCAAAAGCAAATGTTTCTTCGGTAGATATTTCTGACAATGCTTTGCAAATAGCGATAGAGAATGCAAAGGTTAATAGGGTTGAAGTAGAGTTTGTACATGCTAGTATTTTAGAAATAAATAAGCTTCACCAGAAATTTGATATTATAGTTTCAAACCCACCTTATGTTCGTGAGTTGGAAAAGAAAAAAATGAATGGTAATGTTTTAAAACATGAACCTGAGTTAGCGCTTTTTGTTACTGATGAAGACCCTTTGCTTTTTTATAGAAAGATAACAGAGTTTGCGGTTCATAATTTAGAAAAAGGGGGCGTATTATATTTTGAAATTAATCAATATTTAGGAAAAGAAACGCAACAGCTTTTAGAAGAAGCTAATTTTTCAGATATTGAACTACGCCAAGATATGTTTGGCAATGATAGAATGTTAAAAGGTAAATTGGCTTGA
- a CDS encoding GNAT family N-acetyltransferase: MGSIVIREIQQKDNSAVAEVVRKVLVDLGVPKVGTAYEDKALNYMYENYNVPKATYFVVEENEKIIGCCGVAQLENYDGNVCELQKMYFLEEARGKGIGEQMINTCIEKAKEYGFNEMYLETMPYMEAAQKLYKKSGFEYLEAPMGDTGHFSCPVWMLKELK; this comes from the coding sequence ATGGGAAGTATTGTAATTCGAGAAATTCAACAAAAAGATAATTCAGCTGTAGCAGAAGTTGTTAGAAAGGTGTTGGTTGATTTAGGCGTGCCAAAAGTAGGAACAGCTTATGAGGATAAAGCCCTAAATTATATGTATGAGAATTATAATGTTCCTAAAGCTACCTATTTTGTAGTTGAAGAAAATGAAAAGATTATTGGTTGCTGTGGTGTTGCTCAATTAGAAAATTACGATGGTAATGTGTGTGAACTTCAGAAAATGTACTTTTTAGAAGAGGCAAGAGGAAAAGGAATAGGGGAACAAATGATTAATACTTGTATAGAGAAGGCAAAAGAATATGGTTTTAATGAAATGTATTTAGAAACTATGCCTTATATGGAGGCAGCACAAAAATTGTACAAGAAATCTGGTTTCGAATATTTAGAAGCTCCAATGGGAGATACAGGTCATTTCTCGTGTCCAGTTTGGATGCTTAAAGAACTTAAATAA
- the ribD gene encoding bifunctional diaminohydroxyphosphoribosylaminopyrimidine deaminase/5-amino-6-(5-phosphoribosylamino)uracil reductase RibD gives MKIHEFYILRCIQIAQNGLGTTAPNPMVGAVVVHENKIIGEGYTSPYGGAHAEVNAIESVTNKALLKEATIYVTLEPCSHYGKTPPCADLIIKHQIPKVIIGLLDPHEKVAGKGVQKLKDAGCEVSVGILEKECRLHHKRFLTFQEKKRPYIILKWAATADGFIAPNKSLRNDIKEPFWITNAYSKQLVHKWRSEEQAILVGTNTVLEDNPKLDVRNWNGKNPTRIILDRSLKTNSSFHVLDKSVKTIVFTEVKDESKHLKGVDYILINFSTAVALQICNALHKLNIQSLFIEGGAQTLQSFIDENLWDEARVFNGVSSFKTGTKAPTLNVKMISSEQIETDTLKTFLND, from the coding sequence GTGAAGATACATGAATTTTATATTTTACGCTGCATTCAAATTGCCCAAAACGGTTTAGGTACTACAGCGCCCAACCCAATGGTTGGCGCTGTAGTTGTTCATGAAAATAAAATTATTGGAGAAGGTTACACTAGTCCATATGGTGGAGCACATGCAGAAGTAAATGCAATCGAATCTGTAACCAATAAAGCCTTATTAAAAGAAGCTACTATTTATGTAACTCTTGAACCTTGTTCTCATTACGGGAAAACACCACCTTGTGCTGACTTAATAATAAAACACCAAATACCTAAAGTAATAATCGGCTTACTAGATCCTCATGAAAAAGTTGCAGGCAAAGGTGTTCAAAAATTAAAAGATGCTGGGTGCGAAGTTTCTGTGGGAATTCTTGAAAAAGAATGCAGATTACACCACAAACGCTTTTTAACTTTTCAAGAAAAGAAAAGACCATATATTATTTTAAAATGGGCAGCAACTGCTGATGGTTTTATTGCCCCAAATAAATCACTCAGAAATGATATTAAAGAGCCTTTTTGGATTACAAATGCATACTCTAAACAATTGGTTCATAAATGGCGCTCTGAAGAGCAAGCTATATTGGTAGGTACAAATACCGTTTTAGAAGACAACCCTAAATTAGATGTTCGCAATTGGAATGGAAAAAATCCAACTCGAATAATATTAGATAGGAGCTTAAAAACTAATTCTTCTTTTCATGTTTTAGATAAAAGTGTAAAAACTATTGTTTTTACAGAAGTTAAAGATGAATCTAAGCACCTAAAGGGGGTTGATTATATATTAATAAATTTTTCAACAGCAGTTGCTTTACAAATTTGTAACGCACTCCACAAATTAAATATACAAAGCTTATTTATTGAAGGTGGGGCACAAACTTTACAATCGTTTATCGATGAAAACTTATGGGATGAAGCAAGGGTCTTCAACGGGGTTTCATCTTTTAAAACAGGAACTAAAGCACCTACGCTAAATGTAAAAATGATTTCATCAGAGCAAATAGAAACAGATACACTAAAAACTTTTTTAAATGATTAA
- a CDS encoding HAD hydrolase-like protein yields the protein MIKNIVFDFGDIFINLDKPAIFKELAKFGFTEVSPELDTILKSYEMGLMSSADFIAKLNLIFPTAKPEEIKNAWNSILLDFPEYRLEFIEKLAAEKQYRLFLLSNTNEIHIDYVINDMGSERFNRFKTCFEQFYLSHEMNLRKPNINIYKYVLSENKLLAEETFFIDDTKENTDASASIGIKSWNLQVGKEDIIKLSEKL from the coding sequence ATGATTAAAAATATTGTTTTCGATTTTGGAGATATATTTATAAACCTAGATAAGCCAGCCATTTTTAAGGAGTTAGCGAAGTTTGGTTTTACCGAGGTTTCCCCTGAGTTAGATACGATATTAAAATCGTATGAAATGGGCTTAATGTCTTCTGCTGATTTTATAGCAAAATTAAATCTGATATTCCCTACTGCTAAGCCTGAAGAAATTAAAAACGCATGGAATTCAATTCTTCTAGATTTTCCTGAATATAGATTAGAATTTATTGAAAAGTTAGCTGCTGAAAAACAATATCGTTTATTCCTGCTTAGTAATACAAACGAAATTCATATCGATTATGTCATAAATGACATGGGATCTGAGCGTTTTAATAGATTCAAAACCTGTTTTGAGCAATTTTATCTTTCTCATGAAATGAATTTAAGAAAGCCTAATATTAATATCTATAAATATGTTTTATCAGAAAACAAACTACTTGCTGAAGAAACTTTTTTCATTGACGATACTAAAGAAAATACAGATGCATCAGCGTCAATAGGAATAAAAAGCTGGAATTTACAAGTTGGAAAAGAAGATATCATAAAATTAAGTGAAAAATTATAG
- a CDS encoding DMT family transporter, with translation MDLALCIIFSSSLFVIFKLFNNYKIQTLYAIITNYFIAFLFSIFFYNGKLNLIEITEKEWFIPTVCLGLLFLTVFYITARTSQEIGVSVASVASKMSLVIPVMTGVLVYKEDISTFKIIGIVLSLIAVYFASLKDKTITVKTGTLVLPILLFLGAGLIDTSIKYIQTTYVPKNEFSLFCAVVFGSAGIFGVLFISIRSYKVPLKINFKNVLGGVCLGFFNYFTLFFLLRALQNDVFDSSSIFTINNVAVVLFSTLLGILLFKEKLIPKNWIGIGLAVISIILVALF, from the coding sequence ATGGATTTAGCTTTATGCATCATATTTTCCAGTTCACTATTTGTAATTTTTAAGTTATTTAACAACTATAAAATTCAAACTCTTTATGCAATAATAACTAACTATTTTATAGCTTTTCTTTTTTCTATTTTTTTTTATAACGGAAAATTAAATTTAATAGAAATCACAGAAAAAGAATGGTTTATACCTACTGTATGTCTAGGGCTTTTATTTTTAACTGTATTTTATATTACCGCAAGAACATCTCAAGAGATTGGTGTTTCAGTAGCATCAGTAGCTTCAAAAATGTCTTTAGTAATTCCAGTAATGACAGGTGTTTTGGTTTATAAAGAAGATATAAGTACATTTAAAATAATAGGTATAGTATTATCATTAATAGCCGTATATTTTGCCTCTTTAAAAGATAAAACTATCACAGTAAAAACAGGAACTCTTGTTCTTCCCATTTTATTATTTCTTGGAGCAGGGTTAATAGATACTAGCATAAAATATATACAAACTACATATGTACCTAAAAATGAATTCTCGCTGTTCTGCGCTGTGGTATTTGGTTCTGCAGGTATATTTGGTGTTCTATTTATTAGTATACGATCTTACAAAGTACCATTGAAAATTAATTTCAAAAATGTTTTAGGTGGTGTTTGTTTAGGTTTCTTCAATTATTTCACATTATTCTTTTTATTAAGAGCATTACAAAATGATGTTTTTGATAGTTCATCTATTTTTACAATCAATAATGTGGCTGTTGTATTATTTTCAACATTATTAGGCATATTATTGTTTAAAGAAAAATTGATTCCTAAAAACTGGATAGGAATCGGACTAGCCGTAATAAGTATTATTTTAGTAGCTTTATTTTAA
- a CDS encoding YigZ family protein, which yields MELATDTYRTLSKPSEEILFKEKKSKFFGYAFPITSEEEVKPIIEELKKKHHTAGHVCYAWQLGIDNTNYRANDDGEPNNSAGMPIYGQIQSFEVTNVLIAVVRIFGGTKLGVGGLISAYRTGAQMALETADIIEKIVQKQFELSFEYADMDKIMRIIKQEHLNIVSQRMELNCSLIFSVRKNDEEKTKTIFKKIHTIKIKEK from the coding sequence ATGGAATTAGCCACCGATACTTACAGAACATTATCAAAACCTTCTGAAGAAATACTTTTTAAAGAAAAAAAAAGTAAATTTTTTGGTTACGCTTTCCCTATTACTTCAGAAGAAGAGGTTAAACCAATTATTGAAGAACTCAAAAAAAAACACCATACGGCTGGTCATGTTTGCTATGCGTGGCAACTAGGCATAGACAACACGAATTATAGAGCTAACGATGACGGAGAACCTAACAACTCCGCAGGAATGCCTATTTACGGACAAATACAGTCGTTTGAAGTTACAAACGTATTGATTGCTGTTGTAAGAATTTTTGGAGGCACTAAATTAGGCGTTGGAGGCTTAATAAGTGCATACAGAACAGGTGCCCAAATGGCACTAGAGACAGCAGATATAATAGAAAAAATTGTTCAAAAACAATTTGAACTATCATTTGAATATGCGGACATGGATAAAATTATGCGCATAATAAAGCAAGAACATTTAAATATTGTTTCTCAAAGAATGGAGCTAAACTGCTCACTTATTTTTTCTGTAAGGAAAAATGATGAAGAAAAAACAAAAACAATTTTCAAGAAAATACATACTATCAAAATAAAAGAAAAATAG
- a CDS encoding thioesterase family protein — MDLNKISFRVRYAETDQMGVVYHGNYPQYLEMGRVELLRKLGFSYKKMEKNGIMLPVISLSIKYKKSALYDDLITVETILKKTPSVKIEFNYKIYNEQNDLLIEAHTVLAFIDSKKNKPMRCPDDLNEKITSYLQERK; from the coding sequence ATGGATTTAAATAAAATTTCTTTTCGAGTACGATATGCAGAAACTGATCAAATGGGAGTGGTTTATCATGGTAACTACCCACAATACTTGGAAATGGGAAGAGTTGAATTACTAAGAAAGTTAGGTTTTTCTTACAAAAAAATGGAGAAAAACGGAATCATGTTGCCGGTCATTTCTTTGTCTATTAAATATAAGAAATCAGCGCTTTATGATGATCTAATTACTGTAGAGACAATATTGAAAAAAACACCTTCAGTTAAGATAGAATTTAATTATAAAATTTATAACGAACAAAATGATCTTTTAATCGAAGCTCATACCGTTTTAGCATTTATAGATTCAAAAAAGAATAAACCAATGAGATGTCCTGATGACTTGAATGAAAAAATAACTTCTTACCTGCAAGAAAGAAAATAA
- the dnaA gene encoding chromosomal replication initiator protein DnaA yields the protein MSVTAISVWSNCLSFIKDNIQPQAFKTWFEPIKPVKLSENALSIQVPSKFFYEWLEEHYVKLLKVSLTKELGESAKLVYIIKMENTYGNREPFTEKIPSSNRSTVPAQELDVAVKSKNPQLKNPFVIPGIRNIKIESQLNPNYNFENFLEGDSNRLARSAGMAVANKPGGTSFNPLLIFGGVGLGKTHLAHAIGVEIKDKYPERTVLYISAEKFTQQYIESVKKNTRNDFIHFYQLIDVLIIDDVQFLSGKSGTQDVFFHIFNHLHQNGKQVILTSDKAPVDMQDIEQRLLSRFKWGLSAELQNPDYETRISILKNKLYRDGVEMPNDIIEYVAKHIKTNIRELEGAIISLIAQSSFNKKEVTLDLAQQVVEKFVKNTKREVSIDYIQKVVSDYFEMDVATLQSKTRKRHIVQARQLAMFFAKKFTKASLASIGSQIGKRDHATVLHACKTVDNLAETDKQFRKYIDDLTKKFS from the coding sequence ATGAGTGTTACTGCTATATCCGTATGGAGCAATTGTCTATCCTTTATCAAAGATAATATCCAACCGCAGGCATTCAAAACATGGTTTGAACCTATCAAACCAGTTAAATTATCTGAGAACGCATTAAGTATTCAAGTTCCTAGTAAATTTTTCTACGAATGGCTTGAAGAACATTATGTTAAACTTTTAAAGGTTTCACTTACAAAAGAATTAGGAGAAAGCGCCAAATTGGTTTACATAATAAAAATGGAAAACACATACGGTAATAGAGAACCTTTTACTGAAAAAATTCCTAGCTCAAATAGATCTACAGTTCCTGCACAAGAATTAGACGTTGCTGTAAAATCAAAAAATCCTCAATTAAAAAATCCTTTCGTAATTCCTGGAATTAGAAATATAAAGATTGAATCGCAATTAAACCCGAATTACAATTTTGAAAATTTCTTAGAAGGAGATTCTAATAGATTAGCACGTTCAGCTGGTATGGCTGTTGCTAATAAACCTGGTGGAACATCTTTTAACCCACTCTTAATTTTTGGTGGTGTTGGTTTAGGAAAAACACATTTAGCTCATGCTATTGGTGTTGAAATAAAAGACAAATATCCTGAGCGTACTGTTCTTTATATTTCTGCTGAAAAATTTACGCAACAATACATAGAGTCTGTAAAGAAAAACACAAGAAATGATTTTATTCATTTCTACCAATTAATAGATGTTTTAATCATTGATGATGTTCAGTTCCTTTCTGGAAAATCTGGAACTCAAGATGTATTCTTTCATATTTTCAATCATTTACATCAAAACGGAAAACAGGTTATCTTAACGTCAGATAAAGCACCTGTTGATATGCAAGATATAGAACAAAGACTTTTATCTAGGTTTAAATGGGGATTATCTGCTGAATTGCAAAATCCTGATTACGAAACCAGAATATCTATTCTAAAAAATAAATTATATCGAGATGGGGTAGAAATGCCAAATGATATAATTGAATATGTAGCAAAACATATTAAAACTAATATTAGAGAACTAGAAGGTGCTATTATATCTTTAATTGCACAATCATCTTTCAATAAAAAAGAGGTTACTTTAGATCTTGCTCAACAAGTTGTAGAAAAGTTTGTTAAAAATACGAAACGTGAAGTTTCTATTGATTACATACAAAAAGTAGTTTCTGATTACTTTGAAATGGACGTTGCTACTTTACAATCTAAAACAAGAAAGAGACATATCGTACAAGCAAGACAATTAGCTATGTTTTTCGCTAAAAAGTTTACGAAAGCATCTTTAGCTAGTATTGGTTCTCAGATTGGAAAAAGAGATCACGCAACAGTTTTACATGCTTGTAAAACTGTAGATAACTTAGCTGAAACAGATAAACAGTTTCGCAAATACATAGATGACCTTACTAAAAAATTCTCTTAA
- a CDS encoding low molecular weight protein-tyrosine-phosphatase, translated as MKTKILMVCLGNICRSPLAEGILKDKLNSKDYFIDSAGTGGYHIGNLPDHRSIAVAKEHGIDILDQRCRKFDIKDFETFDYIYVMDLNNYADIVKLTDNKAYQDKVTLLLQETTQDKKQVPDPYHDDNGFEHVFQLIDEACTIIANNFTKFKED; from the coding sequence ATGAAGACTAAAATTCTAATGGTTTGCCTTGGTAACATATGCAGATCACCATTAGCTGAAGGTATTCTTAAAGACAAATTAAATTCTAAAGATTATTTTATAGATTCTGCAGGAACTGGAGGTTATCATATTGGTAATTTACCAGACCACAGATCTATAGCTGTTGCTAAAGAGCATGGTATAGATATTTTAGACCAACGTTGTCGAAAATTTGATATTAAAGATTTTGAAACCTTCGATTATATTTATGTAATGGATTTAAATAACTATGCCGATATAGTTAAACTGACTGATAATAAAGCCTACCAAGACAAGGTTACACTTTTACTACAAGAAACAACTCAAGACAAAAAGCAAGTGCCAGACCCATACCATGATGATAATGGATTTGAACACGTTTTTCAACTAATTGACGAAGCTTGTACTATTATTGCAAATAATTTTACTAAGTTTAAAGAAGATTAA
- a CDS encoding SAM-dependent methyltransferase, with protein sequence MNSNKLGKLFLIPTTLGENEPLEVLPISIKRTIENTNYFIVENEKTARRFIKKISSGKSQSQLNLESLNKFTEPEMIPTFLQPCLDGHDVGIISEAGCPGIADPGADVVRIAHEKNIQVVPLVGPSSILLALMSSGLNGQNFAFNGYLPIESGERKGAIKRLEKLSKDANQSQLFIETPYRNEKLFAELCKTLNQFTKVCVACDITLPTEYIKTKMVKDWSSENIDLHKRPTIFIIQA encoded by the coding sequence ATGAACAGTAATAAATTAGGTAAGTTATTTTTAATACCAACAACATTAGGTGAAAATGAACCTTTAGAGGTTCTTCCTATTTCAATAAAAAGAACAATTGAAAACACCAATTACTTTATTGTTGAAAATGAGAAAACTGCTCGTCGATTTATAAAAAAAATAAGTTCAGGCAAATCACAATCTCAGTTAAATTTAGAATCTTTAAATAAGTTTACTGAACCTGAAATGATTCCTACTTTTTTACAACCTTGCTTAGATGGGCATGATGTGGGTATAATATCTGAAGCTGGTTGCCCAGGAATTGCAGATCCTGGTGCTGACGTTGTTCGCATAGCTCACGAGAAGAATATCCAAGTAGTGCCTTTAGTTGGCCCTTCCTCTATTCTACTAGCTTTAATGTCTAGTGGTTTAAATGGACAAAATTTCGCGTTTAATGGCTATCTACCTATAGAATCAGGAGAAAGAAAAGGGGCTATTAAAAGATTAGAAAAATTATCTAAAGACGCTAATCAATCTCAATTATTTATAGAAACACCATACAGAAACGAAAAGTTATTCGCTGAGCTCTGCAAAACACTAAATCAATTTACTAAAGTTTGTGTAGCATGCGACATAACCTTACCTACAGAGTATATAAAAACAAAAATGGTTAAAGATTGGTCTTCTGAAAACATAGACTTACACAAAAGACCAACAATATTTATCATACAAGCATAA
- the mltG gene encoding endolytic transglycosylase MltG, which translates to MYLKKIVLAVSAIGLVICGIFAYKVYGAFFTPNTIFNNEQAFVFIPSDADFEEVKTTLTPLLDDIDSFAAAAERRGYSSNIKGGKYVIKKGMNNYEIINAIRSKNITIKLAFNNQETINDLAGRIASQIEADSVSLLEAFNDSDFLKKNGFDGNSKLAMYIPNSYDFYWNTSAETFRAKMLKEYHRFWNEKRLEKAKVLNLTPIEVSTLASVVHKETAKVDERPRVAGVYLNRLRDGILLQADPTVIYALKLHTGDFNQVIKRVLYRDLELDSPYNTYKYGGLPPGPIAMPDITAIDAVLNSEKHGYYYFVANVENFGYHKFAKTLSQHNRNKEQYIRWINSKKISR; encoded by the coding sequence ATGTATTTAAAAAAGATTGTTTTAGCCGTTTCGGCTATTGGTTTGGTTATTTGTGGAATATTTGCATACAAGGTTTATGGTGCATTTTTTACACCTAACACTATATTTAATAATGAACAGGCATTTGTTTTTATTCCTTCGGATGCTGATTTTGAAGAGGTGAAAACTACTTTAACTCCTTTGTTAGATGATATAGATTCATTCGCAGCAGCAGCAGAAAGAAGAGGTTATAGCTCTAATATAAAAGGAGGAAAGTATGTTATTAAAAAGGGAATGAATAATTATGAAATTATTAATGCTATACGAAGTAAGAATATTACAATAAAATTAGCTTTTAATAATCAAGAAACTATAAACGATTTGGCTGGTAGAATAGCTTCACAGATTGAAGCAGATAGTGTTTCTCTGCTAGAAGCGTTTAACGATTCTGACTTTTTAAAAAAAAATGGATTTGATGGAAACTCTAAACTTGCAATGTATATTCCTAATAGTTATGATTTTTACTGGAATACTTCAGCAGAAACCTTCAGGGCTAAAATGCTTAAAGAATATCACAGGTTTTGGAATGAAAAGAGATTAGAGAAAGCAAAAGTACTGAATTTAACCCCTATCGAAGTTTCTACTTTAGCATCAGTTGTGCATAAAGAAACAGCTAAAGTAGATGAGCGACCAAGAGTAGCGGGTGTTTATTTAAACAGATTAAGAGATGGTATTTTGTTGCAAGCAGATCCAACAGTAATTTATGCTTTAAAGCTCCATACTGGAGATTTTAATCAAGTTATTAAAAGAGTTTTGTATAGAGATTTAGAATTAGACTCTCCTTATAATACTTATAAATACGGTGGTTTGCCTCCAGGACCAATTGCAATGCCAGATATTACAGCTATTGATGCGGTGCTAAATTCAGAAAAACATGGTTACTACTATTTTGTAGCAAATGTTGAAAATTTTGGGTATCATAAGTTTGCAAAAACCTTATCGCAACACAACCGAAATAAAGAACAGTACATCCGTTGGATAAATAGTAAGAAGATAAGCCGGTAG
- a CDS encoding GNAT family N-acetyltransferase → MFSLKGQHIYLRALEQSDLDFLYQLENNTDVWEISGTTAPYSRLTLQLYLDNSYRDIYEVKQLRLCVCDLDDNVIGLIDLFDFDPKNKRAGVGIIILADNNKNKGYGTEALELLCGYSKVTLELHQLYCSILEDNVASVHLFSKLGFEQIGIKKDWIRTNGKFKNEIFYQKVLD, encoded by the coding sequence ATGTTTAGCCTTAAAGGACAACATATATATTTGAGAGCTCTTGAGCAAAGTGATTTAGATTTTCTATATCAATTAGAAAATAATACAGATGTTTGGGAAATTAGTGGTACCACAGCTCCATATTCTAGGCTAACACTGCAATTATATTTAGATAATTCGTACAGAGATATTTATGAAGTTAAGCAGCTTCGTTTGTGTGTTTGTGATTTAGATGATAATGTAATTGGTTTGATAGATTTATTTGATTTTGACCCTAAAAACAAAAGAGCAGGAGTAGGAATCATAATTTTAGCAGATAATAATAAAAATAAAGGTTACGGTACAGAGGCTCTTGAGTTATTATGTGGGTATTCAAAAGTAACATTAGAGCTTCATCAACTTTATTGTTCTATTTTAGAAGATAATGTAGCAAGCGTTCATTTATTTAGTAAGCTAGGCTTTGAGCAAATTGGAATAAAAAAAGATTGGATTCGTACCAATGGGAAATTTAAAAATGAAATTTTTTATCAAAAAGTATTAGATTAA
- the dapF gene encoding diaminopimelate epimerase: MTHTFYKFQGTGNDFVMIDNRQGEFDKNNTKLVAFLCDRKFGIGADGLILLENEEGVDFKMVYFNSDGNESSMCGNGGRCLVAFAEHLGVIKESTTFNAVDGLHFATIKEDIVSLQMKDVNEVKLKPNATFLDTGSPHHVQLVENIENLKVKEEGAKLRYGLYGEKGSNINFVEPITDASFKVRTYERGVEDETLSCGTGVTAVAIAMHKTGKTKANTIQIEAEGGKLEIKFDVSDNIYSNVFLTGPAKFVFKGEINV, encoded by the coding sequence ATGACACATACTTTTTATAAATTTCAAGGAACAGGTAACGATTTTGTAATGATCGATAACCGACAAGGTGAATTTGACAAAAATAATACCAAACTAGTTGCTTTTTTATGTGACAGAAAATTTGGCATAGGTGCAGATGGACTTATATTATTAGAAAATGAAGAAGGTGTCGATTTTAAAATGGTTTACTTTAATTCTGATGGTAATGAAAGCAGTATGTGTGGTAACGGAGGTCGTTGCCTAGTTGCTTTTGCTGAACATTTAGGGGTTATAAAAGAATCGACAACTTTTAATGCAGTCGATGGTTTGCATTTCGCAACGATAAAAGAAGACATTGTAAGTTTGCAAATGAAAGATGTTAATGAGGTGAAATTAAAGCCTAATGCTACTTTTTTAGATACAGGTTCTCCTCATCATGTGCAATTAGTTGAAAATATAGAAAACCTTAAAGTAAAAGAAGAAGGGGCAAAGCTTCGTTATGGTTTATATGGTGAAAAGGGAAGTAATATAAATTTTGTTGAACCTATAACGGATGCTAGTTTTAAGGTTAGAACTTATGAAAGAGGCGTTGAAGATGAAACATTGTCATGTGGTACAGGTGTTACAGCTGTAGCTATAGCGATGCATAAAACAGGGAAAACAAAAGCAAATACAATACAAATTGAAGCTGAAGGTGGAAAACTAGAAATTAAATTTGATGTATCAGATAACATCTATTCAAATGTTTTTTTAACGGGGCCTGCAAAATTTGTATTTAAAGGAGAGATAAATGTTTAG